Proteins from a genomic interval of Macrobrachium nipponense isolate FS-2020 chromosome 33, ASM1510439v2, whole genome shotgun sequence:
- the LOC135202868 gene encoding uncharacterized protein LOC135202868: MFQSSMFYGQRNAALETQERVPWVAPDDAEGSDVDVSPLDIDSDDDDPTYVPDEGLTQDDAFDPPNSRARKVNVVVPQAMPMEEEGEPNPKRSRADEWKKEDIDIRACPTSFIRSLTI; the protein is encoded by the exons ATG ttccaaagcagtatgttttatgggcaacgcaatgctgcattggagactcaggaacgtgtaccatgggtagcccctgacgacgctgaaggaagtgatgtcgacgtgagccctttggacattgacagtgatgatgacgaccctacctacgttcctgacgaaggccttactCAGGACGATGCCTTTGACCCTCCTAACTCTAGAG ctcgcaaggtcaatgttgttgtccctcaagcgatgcctatggaagaggaaggtgagcctaaccctaagaggtctcgtgctgatgaatggaagaaggaagacatTGATATCCGTGCCTGCCCAACTTCATTCATCAGAAGCCTGACTATTTGA